TGACCCATATCTGCTGTCTAAATCCCGCTTGCTACAATCCCCAATCTCCTGATGGGACTAAATTTTGTGTTAACTGCGGTGTTCCACTGGTAACACTCAGAAACCGCTATCGCCCGATAAAATCTTTAGGCGGTGGGGGATTTGGCAAAACTTATCTGGCTGAAGATATTGACAAGTTAAATCAAAAATGCGTGATTAAGCAGTTTGCGCCACAGGTACAGGGAACAGGCGCACTGCAAAAGGCTACAGAATTATTTGAACAAGAAGCCAGAAGATTAGAACAATTAGGGGAACATCCGCAAATTCCGACGCTGTTGGCGTATTTTCAAGCAGATGGTCGCCTGTATTTGGTACAGCAATTTATCGATGGGCAAGATTTATTAAAAGAATTGCAACAGCAAGGGAATTTTAGTGAAGAAAAGATTCGGGAATTATTGGGCGATTTGTTAGAGATTCTCAAAATTGTCCATCAGGAAAAAGTTATTCATCGGGATATTAAACCAGAGAATATTATTCGTCGTCGCGTTGCTAATTCGTCTCTAATTCAGGGAGGGAAAAAGGCAGATTTAGTATTAATTGATTTTGGTGCCGCGAAACAAGTGACAACAACTGTGGTTTCGAGTCAAGGGACTACCATTGGTTCTTTTGGTTATGTACCGATAGAACAAATGCAAGGTGGAGAAGCCTATCGAGCGAGTGATTTATACAGTTTAGGTGCAACTTGCTTTCATTTATTGAGTGGAATTCACCCTTGGGAACTTTGGAAAATACAAGGTTATGGTTGGGTGGGGAGTTGGAGACAGCATTTACCGCAATCGGTGAGTGAGGAATTGGGGCAAATTTTAGATAAGTTACTGCAACAAGATTATCAACAGCGTTATCAGGGATCTTCCGTACTTAGCGTGCTGAATTTATTAAATAATCAGCTTGAAACCCTTGCAGAGCTAAGATAATAGTCATTATTTTCTGTATTTTATATCATATTGCTAAAAATTAAATTATGAACGCCTGTAAGCCTTACTTTTAAAGCAAATTTATAGACTTTAATTAATAATTAAGCACGCTAAGTACGCAAGAACCGACTTTGGTGAGTGGGAGTAGTGACAAGACTATCAAATTCTGGAACCTGCAAACGGGTAAGTTGAAATCTATCCTCACTGGTCATTCCGACTCGATTCTTTCCGTCGCCATCAGCCCAGATGGTCAGACTTTGGTGAGTGGGAGTGGGGACAAGACTATCAAAATCTGGAACCTGCAAACGGGTGAGTTGAAATCTACCTTCACTGGTCATTCCGACTATGTTAATTCCGTCGCCATCAGCCCAGATGGTCAGACTTTGGTGAGTGGGAGTGGGGACAAGACTATCAAAATCTGGCGGATGCCGTAGTTACAGTACAATAGGCTTGGTGTTAGCGGATCGCAGTTAAGAATAATTGTAGGTTGGGTTGAGGCTCACCGCAAACCCAACAAATTCCGGAGAAATATTATAGCGCTTCTCAGTTGGATGCAATACAAAATTATATCGTCGCGTGTAGGGGCACGGCATTGCCGTGCCCCTACGAGTGTATTGGACTCAAACGAGAACCGCTTTATTCGTGCCGTGCCCCTACGACAATTTTCCTTAACTGAACTGTATTGTCCTAAGTCAGTTCTATGATAAAAATAAACCACGCTATGGTTTAATTTATGTCTTCTCCTGTTCTGGAAAAACCTACGAGTTCTGAGACTTCCTACGTTCTTGTGTACAATGTCAGTTGGGAACAATTAGAACAGCTTGATATTGCCCTTGCAGGGACAAGCGCACGACTAAGTTATTTAGATGGTATTCTCGAAATTATGTCGCCACTTTCTGATGACCATGAGGACAATAGAAAAACTCTGGCGATGTTGCTAGAAATTTATCTGCGGATAAAGAATATCCGGTTTTATGGGCGGGGATCTGCAACCATAGGTAAAAAGGAAGACAACACGCGATGCGAACCCGATGAGTCTTATAATTTAGGGACAAAAAAACCTATTCCCGATTTATTGTTAGAAATAACTGTCACGAGTGGCGGAATCAATAAGCTAGAAATTTATCAGCGTTTGCGAGTACCTGAAGTCTGGTTTTGGGAAGATGGTTTATTATCAGTTTATTGTTTGCAAGGTGACAGTTATATCAAAGTTAATAAAAGTAATTTATTGCCAGAGTTGAATTTAGATTTATTAGCAAAATATGCGCTAATGGCTGACCAATATGATGCGGTGAATGAATATAGTCGGATAATAACTCAGGAATAAATTAAAATTAGGATTGCTATATTCCTCTCTATGTCGTGGTGGAGGGGCTAGTCCCGCGATTTCAAACTATTTGTTTAGCCGGATAAATTTTTAGATACCCCTAAATCCACACGATATGATACCAGCTGTAGGGGCACGGCATTGCCGTGCCCCCACTCGCTCCTACATGTGTCAGCGAGACTTTGAAATCGCGGGACTAGGCGTGGGGTCTTATTTTCAAGTCAGATTCATCAACAATGCGATAAAATTAAGAAAGAGAAATATTTAGGTAACGACTCGGATATGGGTACTTTGCCAGAAATCGAAGCTGCTATCAAACAACTACCGGAAAATGATATTCGTCAACTGGCTGCTTGGTTGGAAGAATATTTAGAACAAATCTGGGATCAGGAAATCGAAGCTGACTTGACATCGGGAAAACTAGATCAGCTAATTGTTAAAGTAGAAGCTGATATTGCAGCAAATAAGGTGCGAGATATTGATGGAATCATTAATAATTTTTAGCTCACGCAAAGGCGCATTCGCGCAGCGTCTCGCAGAGAAGGCGCAAAGAAGGAAAATTATAGGTAATCTTCCAGCGGTTCGGGAGTAATTCGTAATTTTGAGGTCGCACAAAAATGCTACAATCGCTTCAGCACTAATGGTTTGTGGCATCTTTGATGACTTCTGACTTTGCCAACCCCGCAATTCCCAACACCGCGCTTTCAGTCGCCGGTTTAACTGACTACATCCGCTTACTTTTAGAACAAGATGACCAACTACGTCAGGTTTGGGTAACTGGGGA
The Gloeotrichia echinulata CP02 DNA segment above includes these coding regions:
- a CDS encoding Uma2 family endonuclease, which codes for MSSPVLEKPTSSETSYVLVYNVSWEQLEQLDIALAGTSARLSYLDGILEIMSPLSDDHEDNRKTLAMLLEIYLRIKNIRFYGRGSATIGKKEDNTRCEPDESYNLGTKKPIPDLLLEITVTSGGINKLEIYQRLRVPEVWFWEDGLLSVYCLQGDSYIKVNKSNLLPELNLDLLAKYALMADQYDAVNEYSRIITQE